In Thermosphaera sp., a genomic segment contains:
- a CDS encoding RAD55 family ATPase, which yields MIILSSNKIVFNVDILLYVLPEGVKRNSLIIIAGEGGAGKSVLLANIAKSVITEGEPLLYLTLDDDPATIVEQLKSYNTDVETAFREQRFGIIDGFSYLIKGKKGRAHPMVIDEVNPNDIESVVYSLIKNVDSFKMNNTGVLIIDSLNEIMITLDPTRIIEFVKTIRANIAKHRGVATIASLHTSTEDFLSYLLNIEHLVDGIIELGSLKERELGELEISLRQILVRKMKGVPHKAVWTLFTIDKEGVKPVVLKSSKNKF from the coding sequence GTGATAATTTTGTCAAGCAATAAGATCGTATTTAATGTAGATATTTTACTCTACGTTCTACCAGAAGGGGTTAAGAGAAACTCCCTCATAATTATAGCTGGAGAAGGAGGGGCAGGAAAAAGCGTCTTGCTGGCAAATATTGCTAAATCGGTGATCACCGAGGGCGAGCCTCTCTTATACTTGACTCTTGACGACGACCCAGCAACGATAGTAGAGCAATTGAAATCCTATAATACCGACGTCGAAACCGCATTCAGGGAACAAAGGTTTGGCATTATAGACGGGTTCAGTTACCTGATAAAAGGTAAGAAGGGCAGGGCGCACCCAATGGTGATCGATGAGGTCAATCCCAACGACATAGAGAGCGTGGTTTACTCCCTCATAAAGAATGTCGACTCATTTAAAATGAACAATACAGGAGTGCTGATAATAGATAGTTTAAATGAAATCATGATAACTCTCGATCCTACTAGGATCATTGAATTTGTCAAAACTATTCGAGCAAACATAGCCAAACACCGGGGTGTTGCGACGATAGCATCGCTTCATACCTCAACTGAAGATTTCTTATCATATCTCCTCAACATTGAACATCTCGTCGATGGAATAATCGAGTTAGGAAGCCTAAAGGAGAGGGAACTCGGAGAGCTTGAAATTTCCTTAAGACAAATACTAGTCAGAAAGATGAAAGGAGTTCCACACAAGGCTGTATGGACGCTTTTCACCATTGACAAAGAAGGGGTTAAACCTGTGGTTTTGAAATCTTCAAAAAATAAATTTTAA
- a CDS encoding CaiB/BaiF CoA-transferase family protein, whose translation MLLKGLKILDLSHTLAGPFATMVLADLGAEVIKIESPTGDETRTWAPFVNGESSYYLSINRGKKSVVVNLKDPEGLKIIYELVKKVHVVIENFRPGVAEKLGVDYETLVKLNPNLIYASIKGFKKDSIYEQKPAYDLIIQAMSALMTTTGEEGAPPVRVSFALFDVITGLVAVNYILASLYSNVRPVKLEIPMYDTAIFSMCYVPMMYLTTGRKPRRMGHAHPSMVPYQAFQDSEGKWFIVAAANDRLWINFCKAIGHEELTSDPRFRTNPDRVANRDLLIHLLQEIFSTNTRDYWIKKLEEAGVPAAPVYELDEVFKDPYVSSQGMVFQVKHAKLGSIPQLTSPGYVNGERPVSVKAPPVLGEDTKQVLRELGYSEDEIKKLKENGVVFYP comes from the coding sequence ATGCTGCTTAAGGGGCTTAAAATCCTCGATTTAAGTCACACCCTTGCAGGTCCTTTCGCAACAATGGTGTTAGCTGACCTCGGTGCAGAGGTCATCAAGATAGAGTCTCCGACCGGAGATGAAACGAGGACTTGGGCTCCATTCGTTAATGGGGAGAGCTCCTATTATCTCTCTATTAACAGAGGAAAGAAGAGTGTTGTTGTAAATTTGAAAGATCCCGAGGGATTGAAAATAATTTATGAACTCGTCAAGAAGGTGCACGTAGTCATAGAAAACTTTAGACCTGGGGTTGCCGAGAAACTAGGTGTAGATTACGAGACGCTCGTGAAATTAAATCCGAATCTCATATACGCTAGCATCAAGGGGTTTAAAAAGGACAGCATCTATGAGCAAAAACCTGCTTATGATCTAATTATTCAAGCAATGTCGGCATTGATGACTACCACCGGTGAGGAAGGAGCTCCGCCTGTCAGGGTGAGTTTCGCTCTATTTGATGTAATAACCGGCTTAGTAGCAGTCAACTACATACTCGCAAGTCTTTACAGCAACGTTAGGCCAGTAAAGCTAGAGATACCAATGTATGACACCGCCATTTTCTCGATGTGCTATGTCCCCATGATGTATCTGACTACTGGAAGAAAGCCGAGGAGAATGGGTCATGCACACCCCTCTATGGTACCATATCAGGCTTTTCAGGACAGTGAAGGTAAATGGTTCATTGTTGCGGCAGCCAATGATAGATTATGGATAAACTTCTGCAAAGCCATCGGACACGAGGAGTTGACAAGTGATCCACGCTTTAGAACGAATCCAGATCGAGTTGCAAATAGAGATTTATTAATTCACCTTCTCCAAGAGATTTTCTCAACAAACACTAGGGACTATTGGATCAAAAAACTGGAAGAAGCCGGAGTACCCGCTGCACCAGTGTACGAGTTAGATGAGGTTTTCAAAGATCCCTACGTTAGCAGCCAAGGTATGGTTTTCCAAGTCAAACACGCTAAATTAGGAAGTATACCTCAACTAACATCCCCCGGCTACGTTAATGGAGAAAGGCCTGTAAGCGTTAAAGCACCTCCAGTACTAGGTGAAGACACTAAGCAAGTATTAAGGGAACTCGGATACTCGGAGGACGAAATCAAAAAATTAAAGGAA
- a CDS encoding 6-hydroxymethylpterin diphosphokinase MptE-like protein: MSWLVEKSWWMEIYENIIMKNLSLNFKADQEATDLLSNVLSSHPYVMEYAELKTMFVGVKEAIVFGCGESLVQDIEHLVEKGELSGKLLIAADGATTILLKHNIIPNIIVSDLDGLIADILRASLNGAVTIIHAHGDNVDRITRFVPMFKGRLLGSTQVEPRPHVYNFGGFTDGDRGVFVALALGINRNYLAGFDLMGEPHSCPGKLVPFNKRVKKRKLEIARLLLKSLQERGVQFLHVGGGIHEL, from the coding sequence ATGAGTTGGCTCGTAGAGAAATCCTGGTGGATGGAGATATATGAAAACATTATAATGAAGAATCTGAGCTTAAACTTCAAGGCGGATCAAGAAGCTACTGATCTATTAAGCAACGTATTAAGCTCGCATCCTTACGTCATGGAATATGCAGAGCTTAAAACGATGTTCGTTGGAGTTAAGGAGGCGATAGTGTTCGGTTGTGGAGAGAGTCTAGTGCAAGATATTGAACATCTCGTTGAGAAGGGAGAGCTAAGTGGAAAACTCCTTATAGCTGCTGATGGCGCTACTACGATCCTTCTAAAACATAACATAATCCCCAATATTATCGTCTCAGATCTCGATGGCTTGATTGCTGATATTCTCCGAGCTTCCCTTAATGGCGCAGTAACAATTATACATGCACACGGAGATAATGTTGATAGGATTACAAGATTCGTTCCAATGTTCAAAGGACGTTTATTAGGTTCAACTCAAGTTGAACCAAGACCTCATGTTTATAATTTCGGAGGCTTCACAGATGGTGATCGAGGAGTTTTCGTTGCACTAGCACTGGGCATTAATAGAAACTACTTAGCTGGTTTCGATTTAATGGGAGAGCCGCACTCATGCCCCGGGAAACTGGTTCCTTTCAATAAGAGAGTTAAAAAGAGGAAGTTGGAAATTGCGAGATTATTACTGAAGAGCCTTCAAGAAAGAGGAGTTCAGTTCCTACATGTGGGAGGTGGCATTCATGAGTTATGA
- a CDS encoding flavoprotein — MGAVAWGITGAGPFLEESVETILELLHLKIPVTVYCSKAGEALLDYYGLTARLADNLKGPYPTGLVLESREAPGFPSTGRLYSDIYRFAVISPATLNTSSKIIYGISDSLVTNLASHALKNNIELFILPVDYFETSSRIPLKVDRRKCSQCSQCVAANACPTGALMRDDYWIVRVEPFKCKKCYKCLDHCPFDAIKFDVEITLKPNAYYKMILDNLKEMPGVKIIKHPREILKLLESV; from the coding sequence ATGGGTGCTGTTGCTTGGGGTATAACGGGCGCAGGACCTTTTTTAGAGGAATCAGTTGAAACCATCCTAGAATTACTTCACTTGAAGATCCCTGTAACAGTGTATTGTTCTAAAGCCGGGGAGGCTTTACTCGACTACTATGGTCTTACCGCCAGACTCGCAGATAATTTAAAGGGGCCATACCCAACAGGGCTGGTGCTTGAGTCCAGAGAAGCCCCTGGTTTTCCCTCTACGGGAAGGCTCTATTCAGATATTTATAGATTTGCGGTTATCTCGCCTGCTACTTTGAATACTTCGAGCAAAATCATTTACGGGATATCGGACTCTTTAGTGACTAATTTAGCCTCCCACGCTTTGAAAAACAATATAGAATTGTTTATTCTCCCCGTTGATTATTTTGAAACATCAAGCAGGATTCCTTTAAAAGTCGATCGTAGGAAATGCTCCCAGTGTAGTCAATGTGTGGCAGCAAATGCCTGCCCAACTGGAGCCCTAATGAGGGACGATTACTGGATAGTAAGGGTTGAACCATTTAAATGCAAAAAATGTTACAAGTGTCTCGACCACTGTCCCTTTGATGCAATAAAATTCGACGTCGAAATAACATTAAAGCCCAATGCATACTACAAGATGATCCTGGATAATTTGAAAGAGATGCCTGGTGTCAAAATAATAAAACATCCCCGTGAGATATTGAAACTTCTTGAGAGTGTTTAA
- a CDS encoding dihydroneopterin aldolase family protein produces MSYDPARKYFHREVSDRERAAFEAGIALGMVVHQFTGIPVKTPEDAKALEKVIENAIKAQPFKQDAKVVINIDFKNSDSPYNYSTLKTRNMVVNVVVKYGKAVVKASLRYVPELDYNLAYIEEIKEER; encoded by the coding sequence ATGAGTTATGACCCGGCGAGAAAATACTTCCATAGAGAAGTTAGCGATCGGGAAAGGGCGGCTTTTGAAGCCGGAATAGCTCTAGGAATGGTTGTACACCAATTCACAGGTATCCCGGTGAAAACACCCGAAGATGCTAAGGCTCTCGAAAAAGTTATTGAAAACGCAATTAAAGCACAGCCTTTTAAGCAGGATGCCAAGGTGGTAATCAACATTGATTTCAAGAACTCTGATTCACCCTACAATTACTCAACTTTAAAAACAAGAAACATGGTCGTAAATGTGGTCGTAAAGTACGGCAAGGCCGTCGTCAAGGCATCACTTAGATACGTCCCAGAGTTAGATTATAACCTCGCATACATTGAAGAAATTAAAGAGGAAAGATAA
- a CDS encoding dihydropteroate synthase-like protein, whose translation MKILLVTGRVAAPLIHKSVKNITQVDMKVLELPIPVAAMMTSEYLLRELPRYKEHVDWSDIIIVPGMTKGDLAEVSKRLGKPVYKGCLYADDIPFMIEYLMNGGELSTLNPLDELVSENKRMSEKEILDRLRKEAENSQTRIGGKPLTSRFPLIAGEIFLNEHDNVEDVLFNIKRYLSEGADIIVLGTSRLTLEQLLDVSKSIRKKLDVPLGVDFPRQEEIASLQDGEFDILLSFTPEFLQKSLFKQSFEKTAIVIIPDHNAISADEKVISLKKGLEEGLRQGHKKILLDPVLYPPMKGFVESVYAYIQVKKHFPDVPMLMGVSNYVELIDADSIGVNAVLATIGVEIGVELFLLTEASVKTTNSIREFKTAIEMALLAREKGRYPKDFTLNLLVCKDKRRRGVRPKDVQNAAVASKRVPHTADPAGYFKIYVDHAGKSIIVEHYYHGSMVPSISIIGDDPSLIIGEILQRKLATKPEHFYYLGRELCKAEIALKLGKDYVQDSDLFPDREPI comes from the coding sequence TTGAAGATACTCTTAGTTACTGGAAGAGTTGCCGCTCCCCTTATACACAAGAGTGTTAAAAACATTACTCAGGTTGACATGAAGGTTCTCGAGCTACCGATACCCGTTGCCGCGATGATGACCAGCGAATACCTCTTGCGAGAACTCCCCCGCTACAAGGAGCATGTCGACTGGTCGGACATCATCATTGTCCCCGGAATGACTAAAGGGGATTTAGCAGAAGTGAGTAAAAGGCTTGGAAAACCGGTTTACAAGGGTTGTCTATATGCCGACGATATCCCATTTATGATCGAATACTTAATGAATGGAGGAGAGCTATCTACTCTAAATCCGCTTGATGAACTGGTTTCAGAAAATAAAAGGATGAGCGAGAAGGAGATACTTGACAGGCTGAGAAAAGAGGCCGAGAACTCTCAAACCCGCATAGGCGGTAAACCCCTGACGAGCAGATTTCCGTTAATAGCGGGTGAAATATTCTTAAACGAACACGACAACGTTGAAGATGTCCTCTTTAATATTAAGAGGTACTTGTCTGAAGGAGCTGATATCATTGTGCTTGGGACCAGTCGATTGACCCTCGAACAGTTACTAGATGTCTCAAAATCGATAAGAAAGAAGCTAGACGTTCCACTTGGGGTAGACTTCCCACGCCAAGAAGAGATAGCTTCCTTACAAGATGGGGAATTCGACATTCTTCTCAGTTTCACCCCCGAGTTTCTTCAAAAATCATTATTCAAACAGTCGTTTGAGAAAACAGCCATAGTAATAATCCCAGACCACAATGCAATCTCCGCTGATGAGAAAGTGATCAGTTTAAAGAAAGGTCTAGAGGAAGGTCTGAGGCAAGGGCATAAGAAGATCCTTCTAGATCCTGTCCTCTACCCCCCGATGAAGGGGTTCGTAGAATCCGTATACGCGTACATCCAAGTAAAGAAGCATTTTCCCGACGTCCCCATGCTAATGGGGGTCAGTAATTATGTAGAACTCATCGATGCAGACAGTATTGGAGTAAACGCTGTTCTAGCAACAATAGGTGTTGAGATAGGTGTAGAATTATTCCTTTTAACCGAAGCAAGCGTTAAGACAACTAATTCTATAAGGGAGTTCAAGACAGCGATAGAGATGGCGCTTCTTGCGAGAGAGAAGGGGCGGTACCCAAAAGATTTCACGCTCAATCTACTCGTCTGCAAAGATAAGAGGCGTAGAGGTGTTAGACCCAAAGACGTTCAAAATGCTGCTGTAGCCAGCAAACGTGTCCCCCACACGGCCGACCCCGCTGGGTATTTCAAGATCTACGTGGATCACGCGGGCAAGTCCATAATTGTAGAACATTACTACCATGGATCTATGGTTCCAAGTATATCGATTATTGGAGACGACCCATCGCTGATTATTGGTGAAATCTTGCAGAGAAAGTTGGCAACGAAGCCTGAACACTTCTATTATCTGGGTAGAGAACTGTGTAAGGCGGAGATCGCGTTGAAGCTAGGGAAGGATTACGTTCAAGATTCAGATTTATTCCCGGATCGAGAGCCAATTTGA